From bacterium, the proteins below share one genomic window:
- a CDS encoding response regulator, which yields MRSAPPALDETSFQAPLRVLLVEDDPEYVRIVERALAPAGRTVEVDHVETLGAALLEQDRDPRDVVLLDLALPDSDPATTTRSAGRRLVRSAPVFVLTGRDVRDGALRALQAGVEDYFVKDQLDPDTLSAVLRLAVLRRAARTSHDRGRRLDAAAFRDALRNRIASRVDGESLRINVVELDGFSTSREARGEAWAQRIMREAGDALVSAVSKDGIVGELGEGVFAVVDGDREITAPFADGALEEAMALSPEVSRGEQRDLTATCGHVCVPEHGAHPSSLLAAALERARKAARPPSVRRGSPTGSRA from the coding sequence ATGAGATCCGCCCCCCCTGCCCTCGACGAGACCTCCTTCCAGGCACCGCTTCGCGTCCTCCTCGTCGAGGACGATCCCGAGTACGTCCGGATCGTCGAACGCGCCCTCGCGCCGGCGGGCCGGACCGTCGAGGTCGACCACGTCGAGACCCTCGGTGCGGCCCTTCTCGAGCAGGACCGGGACCCCCGTGACGTGGTGCTGCTCGACCTCGCGCTGCCCGATTCCGATCCCGCGACGACGACGCGATCCGCCGGACGCCGCCTGGTCCGCTCGGCACCGGTGTTCGTGCTGACGGGCCGCGACGTTCGAGACGGCGCACTCCGGGCGCTCCAGGCCGGCGTCGAGGACTACTTCGTGAAGGACCAGCTCGACCCCGACACGCTCTCCGCGGTCCTGCGCCTCGCCGTACTCAGGCGGGCGGCCCGAACCTCCCACGACCGCGGACGACGCCTCGACGCCGCCGCGTTCCGGGACGCCTTGCGGAATCGGATCGCTTCACGCGTCGACGGCGAATCGCTGCGCATCAACGTCGTGGAGCTCGACGGCTTCTCGACTTCGCGAGAAGCGCGGGGCGAAGCCTGGGCGCAGCGCATCATGCGCGAGGCAGGCGACGCACTCGTCTCGGCCGTCTCGAAGGACGGGATCGTCGGGGAGCTCGGAGAAGGCGTCTTCGCCGTCGTCGACGGAGATCGGGAGATCACGGCCCCCTTCGCCGACGGTGCGCTCGAGGAAGCGATGGCGCTCTCGCCGGAGGTGTCGCGCGGCGAGCAGCGGGACCTGACGGCCACCTGCGGCCACGTGTGCGTCCCGGAGCACGGAGCGCACCCGTCGTCGCTGCTCGCAGCGGCGCTGGAGCGAGCCCGAAAAGCGGCTCGCCCGCCGAGCGTTCGCCGCGGCTCGCCGACCGGGTCCCGAGCCTAG